A section of the Papio anubis isolate 15944 chromosome 2, Panubis1.0, whole genome shotgun sequence genome encodes:
- the GORASP1 gene encoding Golgi reassembly-stacking protein 1 isoform X4, translated as MKTMRVREVEVVPSNMWGGQGLLGASVRFCSFRRASEQVWHVLDVEPSSPAALAGLRPYTDYVVGSDQILQESEDFFTLIESHEGKPLKLMVYNSESDSCREVTVTPNAAWGGEGSLGCGIGYGYLHRIPTQPPSYHKKPPGTPPPCAPPPDAPLHDALPPGPTLEDSPSLETGSRESDYMEALLQAPGSSMEDPLPGPGSPSQSAPDPDGLPHFMETPLQPPPPVQRVMDPGFLDVSGISLLDSSNASVWPSLPSSTELTSTAVSTSGPEDICSSSSSHERGGEATWSGSEFEVPFLDSPGAQAQADHLPQLTLPDSLTSAASPEDGLSAELLEAQAEEEPASTEGLDVGTEAEGLASQAQISTAE; from the exons ATGAAGACCATGAGGGTGCGCGAGGTGGAGGTGGTGCCCAGCAACATGTGGGGCGGCCAGGGCCTACTGGGTGCCAGCGTGCGCTTCTGCAGCTTCCGCAGGGCCAGTGAGCAGGTGTGGCATGTGCTG GATGTGGAACCATCTTCACCTGCTGCCCTTGCCGGTCTGCGCCCCTACACAGACTATGTGGTTGGTTCGGACCAGATCCTCCAGGAG TCAGAGGACTTCTTTACGCTCATCGAGTCTCATGAGGGGAAGCCCTTGAAGCTGATGGTGTATAACTCCGAGTCAGACTCCTGCCGGGAGGTGACTGTAACTCCCAATGCAGCCTGGGGTGGAGAGGGCAG TCTGGGATGTGGCATTGGCTACGGGTATCTACACCGGATCCCAACTCAGCCCCCCAGCTACCACAAGAAGCCACCTGGCACCCCACCACCTTGTGCTCCACCACCTGATGCCCCACTGCATGATGCCCTACCACCTGGACCCACCCTCGAGGACTCTCCTTCCCTGGAGACAGGTTCCAGGGAGAGTGACTACATGGAG GCCCTGCTGCAGGCACCTGGCTCCTCCATGGAGGATCCCCTTCCTGGGCCTGGGAGTCCCAGCCAGAGTGCTCCAGACCCTGATGGACTTCCCCATTTCATGGAGACTCCTCTTCAGCCCCCACCTCCAGTGCAGCGAGTCATGGACCCAG GCTTCCTGGACGTGTCAGGAATTTCCCTCTTGGACAGCAGCAATGCCAGTGTGTGGCCCAGCCTGCCCTCTTCCACAGAACTGACCTCCACAGCTGTCTCAACCTCAGGGCCAGAGGACATCTGCTCCAGCAGCAGTTCTCATGAGCGGGGTG GTGAGGCTACATGGTCTGGGTCAGAGTTTGAGGTCCCCTTCCTGGACAGCCCAGGTGCCCAAGCCCAGGCGGACCACCTGCCTCAGCTGACTCTTCCTGACAGTCTcacctctgcagcctcaccagaaGATGGGCTGTCTGCCGAGCTGCTTGAAGCTCAGGCTGAAGAGGAACCAGCAAGCACAGAGGGCCTAGATGTTGGGACGGAGGCTGAGGGGCTAGCCAGCCAGGCCCAGATCTCTACCGCAGAATAA
- the GORASP1 gene encoding Golgi reassembly-stacking protein 1 isoform X1, translating into MPSGAAAMGLGVSAEQPAGGAEGFHLHGVQENSPAQQAGLEPYFDFIITIGHSRLNKENDTLKALLKANVEKPVKLEVFNMKTMRVREVEVVPSNMWGGQGLLGASVRFCSFRRASEQVWHVLDVEPSSPAALAGLRPYTDYVVGSDQILQESEDFFTLIESHEGKPLKLMVYNSESDSCREVTVTPNAAWGGEGSLGCGIGYGYLHRIPTQPPSYHKKPPGTPPPCAPPPDAPLHDALPPGPTLEDSPSLETGSRESDYMEALLQAPGSSMEDPLPGPGSPSQSAPDPDGLPHFMETPLQPPPPVQRVMDPGFLDVSGISLLDSSNASVWPSLPSSTELTSTAVSTSGPEDICSSSSSHERGGEATWSGSEFEVPFLDSPGAQAQADHLPQLTLPDSLTSAASPEDGLSAELLEAQAEEEPASTEGLDVGTEAEGLASQAQISTAE; encoded by the exons ATGCCGAGCGGAGCCGCTGCCATGGGCCTGGGCGTCAGCGCTGAGCAGCCCGCGGGCGGCGCCGAGGGCTTCCACCTGCACGGG GTGCAGGAGAACTCCCCAGCCCAGCAGGCGGGCCTGGAGCCCTATTTTGACTTCATCATCACCATTGGGCACTCGAGGCTG AACAAGGAGAATGACACACTGAAGGCACTACTGAAAGCCAATGTGGAGAAGCCCGTGAAGCTGGAGGTGTTCAATATGAAGACCATGAGGGTGCGCGAGGTGGAGGTGGTGCCCAGCAACATGTGGGGCGGCCAGGGCCTACTGGGTGCCAGCGTGCGCTTCTGCAGCTTCCGCAGGGCCAGTGAGCAGGTGTGGCATGTGCTG GATGTGGAACCATCTTCACCTGCTGCCCTTGCCGGTCTGCGCCCCTACACAGACTATGTGGTTGGTTCGGACCAGATCCTCCAGGAG TCAGAGGACTTCTTTACGCTCATCGAGTCTCATGAGGGGAAGCCCTTGAAGCTGATGGTGTATAACTCCGAGTCAGACTCCTGCCGGGAGGTGACTGTAACTCCCAATGCAGCCTGGGGTGGAGAGGGCAG TCTGGGATGTGGCATTGGCTACGGGTATCTACACCGGATCCCAACTCAGCCCCCCAGCTACCACAAGAAGCCACCTGGCACCCCACCACCTTGTGCTCCACCACCTGATGCCCCACTGCATGATGCCCTACCACCTGGACCCACCCTCGAGGACTCTCCTTCCCTGGAGACAGGTTCCAGGGAGAGTGACTACATGGAG GCCCTGCTGCAGGCACCTGGCTCCTCCATGGAGGATCCCCTTCCTGGGCCTGGGAGTCCCAGCCAGAGTGCTCCAGACCCTGATGGACTTCCCCATTTCATGGAGACTCCTCTTCAGCCCCCACCTCCAGTGCAGCGAGTCATGGACCCAG GCTTCCTGGACGTGTCAGGAATTTCCCTCTTGGACAGCAGCAATGCCAGTGTGTGGCCCAGCCTGCCCTCTTCCACAGAACTGACCTCCACAGCTGTCTCAACCTCAGGGCCAGAGGACATCTGCTCCAGCAGCAGTTCTCATGAGCGGGGTG GTGAGGCTACATGGTCTGGGTCAGAGTTTGAGGTCCCCTTCCTGGACAGCCCAGGTGCCCAAGCCCAGGCGGACCACCTGCCTCAGCTGACTCTTCCTGACAGTCTcacctctgcagcctcaccagaaGATGGGCTGTCTGCCGAGCTGCTTGAAGCTCAGGCTGAAGAGGAACCAGCAAGCACAGAGGGCCTAGATGTTGGGACGGAGGCTGAGGGGCTAGCCAGCCAGGCCCAGATCTCTACCGCAGAATAA
- the GORASP1 gene encoding Golgi reassembly-stacking protein 1 isoform X3, translated as MFSEVQENSPAQQAGLEPYFDFIITIGHSRLNKENDTLKALLKANVEKPVKLEVFNMKTMRVREVEVVPSNMWGGQGLLGASVRFCSFRRASEQVWHVLDVEPSSPAALAGLRPYTDYVVGSDQILQESEDFFTLIESHEGKPLKLMVYNSESDSCREVTVTPNAAWGGEGSLGCGIGYGYLHRIPTQPPSYHKKPPGTPPPCAPPPDAPLHDALPPGPTLEDSPSLETGSRESDYMEALLQAPGSSMEDPLPGPGSPSQSAPDPDGLPHFMETPLQPPPPVQRVMDPGFLDVSGISLLDSSNASVWPSLPSSTELTSTAVSTSGPEDICSSSSSHERGGEATWSGSEFEVPFLDSPGAQAQADHLPQLTLPDSLTSAASPEDGLSAELLEAQAEEEPASTEGLDVGTEAEGLASQAQISTAE; from the exons ATGTTTTCAGAG GTGCAGGAGAACTCCCCAGCCCAGCAGGCGGGCCTGGAGCCCTATTTTGACTTCATCATCACCATTGGGCACTCGAGGCTG AACAAGGAGAATGACACACTGAAGGCACTACTGAAAGCCAATGTGGAGAAGCCCGTGAAGCTGGAGGTGTTCAATATGAAGACCATGAGGGTGCGCGAGGTGGAGGTGGTGCCCAGCAACATGTGGGGCGGCCAGGGCCTACTGGGTGCCAGCGTGCGCTTCTGCAGCTTCCGCAGGGCCAGTGAGCAGGTGTGGCATGTGCTG GATGTGGAACCATCTTCACCTGCTGCCCTTGCCGGTCTGCGCCCCTACACAGACTATGTGGTTGGTTCGGACCAGATCCTCCAGGAG TCAGAGGACTTCTTTACGCTCATCGAGTCTCATGAGGGGAAGCCCTTGAAGCTGATGGTGTATAACTCCGAGTCAGACTCCTGCCGGGAGGTGACTGTAACTCCCAATGCAGCCTGGGGTGGAGAGGGCAG TCTGGGATGTGGCATTGGCTACGGGTATCTACACCGGATCCCAACTCAGCCCCCCAGCTACCACAAGAAGCCACCTGGCACCCCACCACCTTGTGCTCCACCACCTGATGCCCCACTGCATGATGCCCTACCACCTGGACCCACCCTCGAGGACTCTCCTTCCCTGGAGACAGGTTCCAGGGAGAGTGACTACATGGAG GCCCTGCTGCAGGCACCTGGCTCCTCCATGGAGGATCCCCTTCCTGGGCCTGGGAGTCCCAGCCAGAGTGCTCCAGACCCTGATGGACTTCCCCATTTCATGGAGACTCCTCTTCAGCCCCCACCTCCAGTGCAGCGAGTCATGGACCCAG GCTTCCTGGACGTGTCAGGAATTTCCCTCTTGGACAGCAGCAATGCCAGTGTGTGGCCCAGCCTGCCCTCTTCCACAGAACTGACCTCCACAGCTGTCTCAACCTCAGGGCCAGAGGACATCTGCTCCAGCAGCAGTTCTCATGAGCGGGGTG GTGAGGCTACATGGTCTGGGTCAGAGTTTGAGGTCCCCTTCCTGGACAGCCCAGGTGCCCAAGCCCAGGCGGACCACCTGCCTCAGCTGACTCTTCCTGACAGTCTcacctctgcagcctcaccagaaGATGGGCTGTCTGCCGAGCTGCTTGAAGCTCAGGCTGAAGAGGAACCAGCAAGCACAGAGGGCCTAGATGTTGGGACGGAGGCTGAGGGGCTAGCCAGCCAGGCCCAGATCTCTACCGCAGAATAA
- the GORASP1 gene encoding Golgi reassembly-stacking protein 1 isoform X5, producing MPSGAAAMGLGVSAEQPAGGAEGFHLHGDVEPSSPAALAGLRPYTDYVVGSDQILQESEDFFTLIESHEGKPLKLMVYNSESDSCREVTVTPNAAWGGEGSLGCGIGYGYLHRIPTQPPSYHKKPPGTPPPCAPPPDAPLHDALPPGPTLEDSPSLETGSRESDYMEALLQAPGSSMEDPLPGPGSPSQSAPDPDGLPHFMETPLQPPPPVQRVMDPGFLDVSGISLLDSSNASVWPSLPSSTELTSTAVSTSGPEDICSSSSSHERGGEATWSGSEFEVPFLDSPGAQAQADHLPQLTLPDSLTSAASPEDGLSAELLEAQAEEEPASTEGLDVGTEAEGLASQAQISTAE from the exons ATGCCGAGCGGAGCCGCTGCCATGGGCCTGGGCGTCAGCGCTGAGCAGCCCGCGGGCGGCGCCGAGGGCTTCCACCTGCACGGG GATGTGGAACCATCTTCACCTGCTGCCCTTGCCGGTCTGCGCCCCTACACAGACTATGTGGTTGGTTCGGACCAGATCCTCCAGGAG TCAGAGGACTTCTTTACGCTCATCGAGTCTCATGAGGGGAAGCCCTTGAAGCTGATGGTGTATAACTCCGAGTCAGACTCCTGCCGGGAGGTGACTGTAACTCCCAATGCAGCCTGGGGTGGAGAGGGCAG TCTGGGATGTGGCATTGGCTACGGGTATCTACACCGGATCCCAACTCAGCCCCCCAGCTACCACAAGAAGCCACCTGGCACCCCACCACCTTGTGCTCCACCACCTGATGCCCCACTGCATGATGCCCTACCACCTGGACCCACCCTCGAGGACTCTCCTTCCCTGGAGACAGGTTCCAGGGAGAGTGACTACATGGAG GCCCTGCTGCAGGCACCTGGCTCCTCCATGGAGGATCCCCTTCCTGGGCCTGGGAGTCCCAGCCAGAGTGCTCCAGACCCTGATGGACTTCCCCATTTCATGGAGACTCCTCTTCAGCCCCCACCTCCAGTGCAGCGAGTCATGGACCCAG GCTTCCTGGACGTGTCAGGAATTTCCCTCTTGGACAGCAGCAATGCCAGTGTGTGGCCCAGCCTGCCCTCTTCCACAGAACTGACCTCCACAGCTGTCTCAACCTCAGGGCCAGAGGACATCTGCTCCAGCAGCAGTTCTCATGAGCGGGGTG GTGAGGCTACATGGTCTGGGTCAGAGTTTGAGGTCCCCTTCCTGGACAGCCCAGGTGCCCAAGCCCAGGCGGACCACCTGCCTCAGCTGACTCTTCCTGACAGTCTcacctctgcagcctcaccagaaGATGGGCTGTCTGCCGAGCTGCTTGAAGCTCAGGCTGAAGAGGAACCAGCAAGCACAGAGGGCCTAGATGTTGGGACGGAGGCTGAGGGGCTAGCCAGCCAGGCCCAGATCTCTACCGCAGAATAA
- the GORASP1 gene encoding Golgi reassembly-stacking protein 1 isoform X2 has translation MPLQGSLGEQASGKWRRSGVPRTEWAVKVQENSPAQQAGLEPYFDFIITIGHSRLNKENDTLKALLKANVEKPVKLEVFNMKTMRVREVEVVPSNMWGGQGLLGASVRFCSFRRASEQVWHVLDVEPSSPAALAGLRPYTDYVVGSDQILQESEDFFTLIESHEGKPLKLMVYNSESDSCREVTVTPNAAWGGEGSLGCGIGYGYLHRIPTQPPSYHKKPPGTPPPCAPPPDAPLHDALPPGPTLEDSPSLETGSRESDYMEALLQAPGSSMEDPLPGPGSPSQSAPDPDGLPHFMETPLQPPPPVQRVMDPGFLDVSGISLLDSSNASVWPSLPSSTELTSTAVSTSGPEDICSSSSSHERGGEATWSGSEFEVPFLDSPGAQAQADHLPQLTLPDSLTSAASPEDGLSAELLEAQAEEEPASTEGLDVGTEAEGLASQAQISTAE, from the exons ATGCCTCTACAAGGAAGTCTGGGCGAGCAGGCTTCCGGAAAGTGGAGACGGAGTGGGGTTCCTAGAACGGAGTGGGCTGTGAAG GTGCAGGAGAACTCCCCAGCCCAGCAGGCGGGCCTGGAGCCCTATTTTGACTTCATCATCACCATTGGGCACTCGAGGCTG AACAAGGAGAATGACACACTGAAGGCACTACTGAAAGCCAATGTGGAGAAGCCCGTGAAGCTGGAGGTGTTCAATATGAAGACCATGAGGGTGCGCGAGGTGGAGGTGGTGCCCAGCAACATGTGGGGCGGCCAGGGCCTACTGGGTGCCAGCGTGCGCTTCTGCAGCTTCCGCAGGGCCAGTGAGCAGGTGTGGCATGTGCTG GATGTGGAACCATCTTCACCTGCTGCCCTTGCCGGTCTGCGCCCCTACACAGACTATGTGGTTGGTTCGGACCAGATCCTCCAGGAG TCAGAGGACTTCTTTACGCTCATCGAGTCTCATGAGGGGAAGCCCTTGAAGCTGATGGTGTATAACTCCGAGTCAGACTCCTGCCGGGAGGTGACTGTAACTCCCAATGCAGCCTGGGGTGGAGAGGGCAG TCTGGGATGTGGCATTGGCTACGGGTATCTACACCGGATCCCAACTCAGCCCCCCAGCTACCACAAGAAGCCACCTGGCACCCCACCACCTTGTGCTCCACCACCTGATGCCCCACTGCATGATGCCCTACCACCTGGACCCACCCTCGAGGACTCTCCTTCCCTGGAGACAGGTTCCAGGGAGAGTGACTACATGGAG GCCCTGCTGCAGGCACCTGGCTCCTCCATGGAGGATCCCCTTCCTGGGCCTGGGAGTCCCAGCCAGAGTGCTCCAGACCCTGATGGACTTCCCCATTTCATGGAGACTCCTCTTCAGCCCCCACCTCCAGTGCAGCGAGTCATGGACCCAG GCTTCCTGGACGTGTCAGGAATTTCCCTCTTGGACAGCAGCAATGCCAGTGTGTGGCCCAGCCTGCCCTCTTCCACAGAACTGACCTCCACAGCTGTCTCAACCTCAGGGCCAGAGGACATCTGCTCCAGCAGCAGTTCTCATGAGCGGGGTG GTGAGGCTACATGGTCTGGGTCAGAGTTTGAGGTCCCCTTCCTGGACAGCCCAGGTGCCCAAGCCCAGGCGGACCACCTGCCTCAGCTGACTCTTCCTGACAGTCTcacctctgcagcctcaccagaaGATGGGCTGTCTGCCGAGCTGCTTGAAGCTCAGGCTGAAGAGGAACCAGCAAGCACAGAGGGCCTAGATGTTGGGACGGAGGCTGAGGGGCTAGCCAGCCAGGCCCAGATCTCTACCGCAGAATAA